From a single Asticcacaulis sp. MM231 genomic region:
- a CDS encoding flagellar export protein FliJ, giving the protein MTKWAKSLIRLSTFEVETLQKRLAEVVTRRTHAEMKLATLDAEYELECVRASQDPMMSQSLTAYKRGFQMRREAVVSDLDLIVQEEEGVRDSLGMAFEDLKKFEHVAEVTHLKRVANDKRLEDAALDEAALRMKRPA; this is encoded by the coding sequence ATGACCAAATGGGCAAAATCACTAATCCGTCTGTCCACCTTCGAGGTCGAAACCCTGCAAAAGCGCCTGGCCGAAGTGGTCACCCGCCGCACCCACGCCGAAATGAAGCTGGCCACGCTCGATGCTGAATACGAGCTGGAATGTGTGCGCGCCTCGCAAGATCCGATGATGTCGCAGAGCCTGACCGCCTATAAGCGCGGGTTCCAGATGCGCCGCGAGGCCGTGGTGAGCGATCTCGACCTGATCGTGCAGGAAGAAGAAGGCGTGCGCGATTCACTCGGCATGGCCTTTGAAGACCTCAAGAAATTCGAACACGTCGCCGAGGTGACCCACCTCAAGCGCGTCGCCAATGACAAGCGTCTGGAAGACGCGGCGCTCGACGAAGCGGCGCTGCGCATGAAGCGTCCGGCTTAA
- a CDS encoding DNA/RNA helicase domain-containing protein translates to MRAYYTAERPKFFSDTDAHIIGELTLRHRHDLEENQKGAWLQQINILRGALKDAPDFTLYFEFSIPRMGKRADAVVVIGDCIFVIEFKVGSATFDRHAIEQVEDYTLDLKNFHQGSHDLSIVPILVATKAAASRDIQLELALDQVAAPLCLAVTDLGAVIRMIAAHHKTPFDAGAWAASGYRPTPTIIEASCALFARHEVEDIARNDAGAINMGRTQTKLSQVIATAKLEHRKAVCFVTGVPGAGKTLAGLHVATLRSDKTKDEHATFLSGNGPLVAVLREALTRDQHDPKKGTKSNVSRKVNAFVQNIHTFRDDYARNNDVPSDHVVVFDEAQRAWTKHQASKFMQSKRGVADFDMSEPEFLLSVMDRHADWCTVVCLIGGGQEINTGEAGLSEWMAAIRDRFPHWQVYASAQIVQPDYDLNREAKRFIATEQVRLHEDLHLGVSMRSFRAETLSDFISHLLNGDATAACQAHEKLESYPIFLTRDLAVAKAWLRHQARGSERYGLVASSGAQRLRPEGIYIKAAIDPPNWFLNDRSDVRSSFYMEEVASEFDVQGLELDFTGICWDADWRFIDGEWQAWNFKGTKWQKVSADMRRLYLKNAYRVLLTRARQGMVIFVPPGDDADPTRPKSFYDETWAFLQNCGLRALSM, encoded by the coding sequence ATGCGCGCCTATTATACCGCTGAGCGGCCGAAATTTTTCAGTGACACGGATGCGCATATCATCGGTGAACTGACCTTGCGCCATCGCCATGATCTTGAAGAGAACCAAAAAGGCGCGTGGTTGCAGCAGATCAATATCCTGCGCGGGGCCCTGAAAGACGCACCGGATTTTACCCTCTATTTCGAGTTTTCCATTCCGCGCATGGGCAAGCGCGCCGATGCCGTGGTGGTGATTGGCGACTGTATTTTCGTTATCGAGTTCAAGGTCGGCAGCGCCACCTTCGATCGTCATGCTATCGAGCAGGTGGAAGATTACACGCTCGATCTCAAGAACTTCCATCAGGGCAGTCATGACCTGTCGATCGTGCCGATTCTGGTGGCGACGAAGGCGGCGGCCTCGCGCGATATCCAACTGGAACTGGCGCTCGATCAGGTGGCAGCCCCCCTCTGTCTGGCGGTGACCGATCTTGGCGCGGTGATCCGCATGATCGCGGCTCATCACAAGACACCGTTCGATGCCGGCGCGTGGGCGGCCAGCGGTTATCGGCCAACGCCAACGATCATCGAAGCTTCGTGTGCTCTTTTTGCTCGGCATGAAGTTGAAGATATTGCACGCAATGATGCTGGCGCAATCAACATGGGGCGGACACAGACTAAACTTAGCCAAGTTATTGCGACGGCAAAGCTGGAACATAGAAAAGCAGTTTGTTTTGTCACAGGTGTGCCGGGTGCGGGAAAAACACTGGCGGGACTTCATGTTGCGACATTGAGAAGCGACAAAACTAAAGATGAACATGCCACGTTTCTATCGGGGAACGGCCCGCTTGTGGCCGTTTTGAGAGAGGCGCTTACTCGTGATCAGCACGACCCTAAAAAGGGAACAAAATCAAATGTAAGCCGAAAGGTGAATGCTTTCGTTCAAAACATTCATACATTCAGAGATGATTATGCTCGCAATAATGATGTTCCGTCTGATCATGTGGTGGTGTTTGACGAGGCCCAGCGCGCCTGGACGAAACATCAGGCGTCGAAGTTCATGCAGTCGAAACGCGGTGTCGCCGATTTCGACATGTCCGAGCCGGAATTCCTGCTCAGCGTCATGGATCGTCACGCCGACTGGTGCACGGTGGTGTGCCTGATCGGCGGTGGCCAGGAAATCAATACCGGCGAGGCGGGCTTGTCCGAATGGATGGCGGCGATCCGTGATCGTTTCCCGCACTGGCAGGTCTATGCCTCGGCGCAGATCGTCCAGCCAGATTACGACCTGAACCGCGAGGCGAAGCGTTTTATCGCCACCGAGCAGGTCCGTCTGCACGAGGATCTGCATCTCGGTGTTTCGATGCGCTCCTTCCGCGCCGAAACCCTGTCGGACTTTATCTCTCACCTGCTCAACGGCGATGCGACCGCGGCGTGTCAGGCGCACGAAAAGCTCGAAAGCTACCCCATCTTTCTGACGCGGGATCTGGCGGTCGCTAAGGCCTGGCTGCGCCATCAGGCGCGCGGGTCTGAGCGTTATGGTCTGGTGGCGTCATCGGGTGCACAGCGCTTGCGGCCGGAGGGTATCTATATCAAGGCGGCGATCGATCCGCCCAACTGGTTTCTGAATGATCGCAGTGATGTGCGCTCGTCCTTCTATATGGAAGAGGTCGCCAGCGAATTCGACGTGCAGGGTCTGGAACTGGATTTCACCGGTATCTGTTGGGACGCCGACTGGCGCTTTATCGATGGTGAATGGCAGGCGTGGAATTTCAAGGGCACGAAGTGGCAGAAGGTGAGTGCCGATATGCGCCGGCTCTATCTGAAAAACGCCTATCGCGTCCTGCTGACCCGCGCACGGCAGGGCATGGTGATCTTCGTGCCCCCGGGCGATGACGCCGATCCGACCCGCCCCAAAAGCTTCTATGATGAGACGTGGGCGTTCCTGCAAAACTGCGGCTTGCGGGCTTTGAGTATGTGA
- a CDS encoding DUF4142 domain-containing protein produces MKTKLSYKITGAVVAIMAATALSASAQDATAPANPTVPPVTATTTAPDAVPATPPIDQATTAMAPAAAPAMATDSGAAKDFIREAYMANEFSIAAAQLAATQGESAEVKATAKTVLDNGLKTRDGMVAAIQGATTDMHFDQNYTPEYQTKLGELKAAKGADFDAKYVAAQGEVNDKAESVFKSYAASGTDETVKTFAANTLPVLNANGDALDAVAQGGN; encoded by the coding sequence ATGAAAACTAAACTTTCCTATAAGATCACCGGCGCTGTTGTCGCCATCATGGCCGCCACCGCCCTGAGCGCTTCGGCCCAGGACGCAACCGCGCCCGCCAACCCTACCGTGCCGCCGGTAACCGCCACGACCACGGCGCCTGACGCCGTGCCGGCCACCCCGCCGATCGATCAGGCAACAACCGCGATGGCCCCGGCTGCCGCGCCGGCCATGGCCACCGATAGCGGTGCCGCCAAGGACTTCATCCGCGAAGCCTACATGGCCAATGAATTCAGCATCGCCGCGGCACAGCTCGCCGCCACGCAAGGCGAAAGCGCCGAAGTGAAGGCGACCGCCAAGACTGTGCTCGACAACGGCCTCAAGACCCGTGACGGCATGGTCGCCGCCATTCAGGGTGCCACGACCGACATGCACTTCGACCAGAACTACACCCCTGAGTACCAGACCAAGCTGGGTGAGCTGAAGGCCGCCAAGGGTGCCGACTTCGACGCCAAGTATGTCGCGGCCCAGGGCGAAGTGAACGACAAGGCCGAGAGCGTTTTCAAGTCCTATGCCGCCAGCGGTACGGATGAAACCGTGAAGACCTTCGCCGCCAACACCCTGCCGGTGCTCAACGCCAATGGCGATGCACTCGATGCCGTGGCTCAGGGCGGCAACTAA
- a CDS encoding endo-1,4-beta-xylanase, which translates to MHRRGLLAGGAALALSQSLPADAEAAYGDIPPLKSVTPYPLGVATSATKVSDPAWSALAARQFSRLTAEWEMKMEYVLQADGSLKLDRADKMVGFARRNGMTVHGHTLIWYAQDGEYFQKLSAKPDAFLNAYVDYIAGVMGRYRGVIPSWDVVNEPIWNDGRGLRPCLWQKVLGDDYIGLALEAAHRADPQALLFINDYNLELTPKKRVTFLKLIETLLKNGAPLHGVGTQTHIDAGITPGLIRSAIADIASLGLKVHISELDISLREDHPTPVAQPRIDQVRTLNELLEAYHDVPANQRYGLTIWALRDSDSWLNTPQGGKSLIPDEPVLFDRLGRPKPLAQAFVNAVK; encoded by the coding sequence ATGCATCGTCGCGGATTGCTGGCGGGTGGTGCGGCCCTGGCCCTGAGCCAGAGCCTGCCCGCCGATGCCGAAGCGGCCTATGGCGATATTCCGCCGCTCAAATCCGTTACCCCCTATCCCCTCGGCGTCGCCACCAGCGCCACCAAGGTCTCCGATCCCGCATGGTCGGCCCTGGCGGCGCGACAATTCTCGCGCCTGACGGCGGAATGGGAAATGAAGATGGAGTACGTCCTGCAAGCGGACGGCTCTCTGAAGCTTGATCGCGCCGATAAAATGGTTGGTTTTGCCCGCCGCAACGGCATGACCGTGCATGGCCACACCCTGATCTGGTATGCACAGGACGGCGAATATTTCCAAAAACTGAGCGCCAAGCCTGACGCCTTTCTCAACGCCTATGTCGATTATATCGCCGGCGTGATGGGGCGCTACAGGGGCGTGATTCCGAGCTGGGATGTGGTCAATGAGCCCATCTGGAACGACGGCCGCGGTTTGCGTCCGTGTCTGTGGCAAAAGGTGTTGGGCGACGATTATATCGGTCTGGCGTTGGAAGCGGCGCACCGCGCCGATCCTCAGGCCCTTTTGTTTATCAACGACTACAATCTCGAACTGACGCCGAAAAAGCGCGTCACCTTCCTGAAGCTGATCGAGACCCTGCTGAAGAACGGCGCCCCGCTGCACGGCGTCGGCACCCAGACCCACATCGACGCCGGAATCACGCCGGGTTTGATCAGGAGCGCGATCGCCGATATCGCTTCACTCGGTTTGAAAGTGCATATTTCCGAGCTGGATATCTCCTTGCGCGAAGATCATCCGACGCCGGTGGCGCAACCGCGCATCGATCAGGTGCGGACGCTGAATGAACTGCTGGAGGCCTATCACGATGTGCCGGCCAACCAGCGTTACGGCCTGACGATATGGGCCTTGCGCGATTCCGATTCCTGGCTGAATACGCCGCAGGGCGGGAAGTCGCTGATCCCGGACGAACCGGTGCTGTTTGATCGCTTAGGACGCCCGAAACCGCTGGCGCAGGCTTTTGTGAACGCAGTGAAGTAA
- the fliI gene encoding flagellar protein export ATPase FliI encodes MQDLVDMVKNIEPLRVYGRVAVVNGLLIEAKGGLSYMQVGARCEIIRRHDTPLPVEVVGFREDRALMMPFGPVEGVTPGAEIRISAEGAKVYPTTAWLGRIVDSFGQAIDEFGPLPQGKEGYLLKAAPPSAHKRARVGERLNLGVRAMDVFTTCCRGQRLGVFAGSGVGKSVLLSMLAREATCDAVVVGLIGERGREVREFIEETLGPEGLKRAIVVVATSDEPALKRRQAAYMTLALSEFLRDQGLEVLCLMDSVTRFAMAQREIGLATGEPPTTKGYTPTCFAELPKLLERAGPGPVREDGTQGGPITGLFTVLVDGDDHNEPIADAVRGILDGHIVMSRSIAERGRFPAIDVLKSISRTMPECQSIPEREVVRQARKVMASYSNMEELIRIGAYRSGADPDVDRAIILSPDIEQFLRQNKDEYTPLDESFTLLAEILGGA; translated from the coding sequence ATGCAAGATCTCGTCGACATGGTGAAAAATATCGAACCCTTGCGCGTTTACGGGCGCGTGGCGGTGGTCAACGGCCTGTTGATCGAGGCCAAGGGTGGCCTAAGCTACATGCAGGTCGGGGCGCGCTGCGAGATCATACGCCGCCACGATACCCCCCTGCCCGTCGAAGTCGTTGGGTTCCGCGAAGACCGCGCGCTAATGATGCCGTTCGGGCCGGTCGAAGGCGTCACCCCCGGCGCGGAAATCCGCATTTCCGCCGAAGGCGCCAAGGTCTACCCCACCACCGCCTGGCTCGGCCGCATTGTTGATAGTTTCGGTCAGGCCATTGATGAATTCGGCCCCCTGCCACAAGGCAAGGAAGGCTATCTGCTCAAGGCCGCCCCACCGTCGGCGCACAAGCGCGCGCGTGTCGGTGAGCGGCTTAATCTCGGTGTCCGCGCCATGGACGTTTTCACCACCTGTTGCCGCGGCCAGCGTCTCGGCGTCTTCGCCGGCTCCGGCGTCGGCAAGTCGGTGCTGCTGTCGATGCTGGCTAGAGAGGCCACCTGCGATGCCGTCGTGGTCGGGCTGATCGGCGAACGCGGCCGCGAAGTGCGCGAATTTATTGAAGAAACACTCGGACCTGAAGGCCTGAAACGCGCCATCGTCGTGGTCGCCACCTCGGATGAGCCGGCGCTGAAACGCCGTCAGGCCGCCTATATGACGCTGGCCTTATCGGAATTCCTGCGCGATCAGGGGCTGGAAGTGCTGTGCCTGATGGATTCGGTGACGCGCTTCGCCATGGCCCAGCGCGAGATCGGCCTGGCCACGGGCGAGCCGCCGACGACCAAGGGCTATACCCCGACCTGCTTCGCTGAATTGCCGAAACTGCTCGAACGCGCCGGCCCCGGCCCGGTGCGCGAAGACGGCACGCAAGGCGGGCCGATCACCGGCCTCTTCACTGTGCTGGTCGATGGCGACGATCATAACGAACCGATCGCCGATGCCGTGCGCGGCATTCTGGACGGCCATATCGTCATGAGCCGGAGCATCGCCGAACGCGGTCGCTTCCCCGCCATTGACGTGCTGAAATCGATCAGCCGGACCATGCCCGAATGCCAGTCGATACCCGAACGCGAGGTCGTCAGACAGGCGCGCAAGGTGATGGCCAGCTACTCGAACATGGAAGAATTGATTCGCATTGGCGCCTATCGTTCCGGCGCCGATCCCGATGTCGACCGCGCCATTATCCTCAGCCCTGATATCGAACAATTTTTGCGTCAGAATAAGGATGAATACACCCCTCTTGACGAGTCCTTTACCCTTTTGGCAGAGATTCTCGGTGGGGCTTAA
- a CDS encoding type II toxin-antitoxin system RelE/ParE family toxin: protein MAVYKLSEQAQAKLIDIYEYSLLNFGERQADAYYMSLHETFERLVQSPSIGRQFHEFRRHQHNQHIIFYEPIDEGIKITLIFHHSENIDAKFR, encoded by the coding sequence ATGGCCGTCTATAAGCTTTCTGAGCAGGCTCAGGCCAAATTGATCGACATATACGAATATTCGCTTCTTAATTTCGGAGAGCGGCAAGCGGATGCCTATTATATGTCCCTCCACGAAACATTCGAACGGCTGGTTCAGTCACCATCAATCGGCCGGCAATTTCATGAATTTCGCCGTCACCAGCATAATCAGCATATTATTTTCTACGAACCGATAGATGAGGGCATCAAAATCACGCTGATCTTCCATCATAGTGAAAACATAGACGCCAAATTCAGGTGA
- a CDS encoding helix-turn-helix transcriptional regulator, protein MISEDAVVNLFALAHPGRLNVFRTIVQAGPDGMAAGKIAASNGIPANTASTHLSILTGAGLLTAYRDGRSIIYRANFAHYADLMGFLLEDVTESNAEAATSLHAYFKNRPVAKV, encoded by the coding sequence ATGATCAGCGAAGATGCGGTGGTTAATCTGTTTGCCCTGGCCCATCCCGGCCGTCTGAATGTTTTCCGCACGATCGTCCAGGCCGGGCCCGATGGTATGGCGGCGGGCAAGATCGCGGCCAGCAATGGCATACCGGCCAACACAGCCTCGACCCACCTCAGCATCCTGACCGGCGCCGGCCTGCTCACCGCCTATCGTGACGGTCGTTCGATCATCTATCGCGCCAATTTCGCCCACTATGCCGACCTGATGGGCTTCCTGCTCGAAGACGTCACCGAGAGCAATGCCGAGGCCGCCACATCGCTGCACGCCTATTTCAAGAACCGTCCGGTGGCGAAGGTCTGA
- a CDS encoding DUF4282 domain-containing protein has product MKRIIRQVFGTTRPKEIWGDLLTFERLVTKPIVHIVYWVGLGLLIIAAFAVAGITVGTVIKEGLPWGVLLALPFFIVGMLSILVGVLLWRGFCEFYLAVMSIADDLRHLRQYQEKLVQPEPRAYAAPETAEAAAPEAAPPVADAPAPTVSDPEKNLLEDPFFRPRFEKREF; this is encoded by the coding sequence ATGAAGCGTATCATCAGACAGGTATTCGGCACCACGCGCCCCAAGGAAATCTGGGGCGACCTGCTCACCTTCGAACGTCTGGTCACCAAGCCCATCGTCCATATCGTCTACTGGGTCGGCCTGGGCCTGCTCATCATCGCCGCCTTCGCCGTGGCCGGTATCACGGTCGGCACGGTGATCAAGGAAGGTCTGCCCTGGGGCGTGCTGCTGGCCCTGCCGTTTTTCATCGTCGGTATGCTCTCGATTCTGGTCGGTGTGCTTTTGTGGCGGGGGTTCTGCGAATTCTATCTGGCGGTCATGAGCATCGCCGACGATCTGCGCCATCTGCGCCAGTATCAGGAAAAGCTCGTCCAGCCCGAGCCGCGCGCCTATGCGGCGCCGGAAACGGCTGAGGCGGCGGCTCCGGAAGCGGCACCACCGGTGGCCGATGCGCCTGCGCCGACCGTCAGCGATCCGGAAAAGAACCTGCTTGAAGACCCGTTCTTCCGTCCGCGTTTTGAAAAGCGTGAGTTTTAA
- the ctrA gene encoding response regulator transcription factor CtrA, producing the protein MRVLLIEDDSATAQSIELMLKSEGFNVYTTDLGEEGIDLGKIYDYDLILLDLSLPDMSGLEVLRQLRVGKINTPIMILSGTSEIDTKVKTLGSGADDYMTKPFHKDELIARIHAVVRRSKGHAQSVIRTGDIVVNLDAKTVEVSGNRVHLTGKEYEMLELLSLRKGTTLTKEMFLNHLYGGMDEPELKIIDVFICKLRKKLAVAADGNHYIETVWGRGYVLRDPHEQGSTVAA; encoded by the coding sequence ATGCGCGTACTATTGATTGAAGATGACAGCGCGACAGCGCAAAGCATCGAGCTGATGCTGAAGTCGGAAGGCTTTAACGTCTATACGACCGATCTCGGCGAAGAGGGTATCGATCTCGGCAAGATCTACGATTACGACCTGATCCTGCTCGACCTGAGCCTGCCGGACATGTCCGGTCTGGAAGTGCTGCGCCAGTTGCGCGTCGGCAAGATCAACACCCCGATCATGATCCTGTCGGGTACGTCGGAAATCGACACCAAGGTCAAGACGCTCGGCTCCGGCGCCGACGACTACATGACCAAGCCTTTCCACAAGGACGAACTGATCGCGCGCATTCACGCCGTTGTCCGTCGTTCCAAGGGCCACGCCCAATCGGTTATCCGCACCGGCGACATCGTCGTCAACCTGGATGCCAAGACCGTTGAAGTTTCCGGCAACCGCGTCCACCTGACCGGCAAGGAATACGAAATGCTTGAGCTTCTGAGCCTGCGCAAGGGCACGACGCTCACCAAGGAAATGTTCCTCAACCACCTCTACGGCGGTATGGACGAGCCCGAACTGAAGATCATCGACGTGTTCATCTGCAAGCTGCGCAAGAAGCTGGCCGTGGCCGCCGATGGCAACCACTACATCGAAACCGTCTGGGGCCGTGGCTATGTGCTGCGCGATCCGCACGAACAAGGTTCGACGGTCGCCGCCTAA
- a CDS encoding type II toxin-antitoxin system ParD family antitoxin, with protein sequence MPSMSVSLSDKMRGFIKSRVEGGDYHNESEYIRDLVRRDQERLMNEDQLLAELRAASASGVSDRTLPDIMREVKERLKADGRL encoded by the coding sequence ATGCCGTCGATGAGTGTATCCCTGTCCGACAAGATGCGCGGCTTTATCAAATCGCGTGTTGAAGGCGGCGATTATCATAATGAGAGCGAATATATCCGAGATCTGGTGCGCCGCGATCAGGAGCGTTTGATGAACGAGGATCAATTGCTGGCAGAGTTGCGAGCGGCCAGTGCCAGTGGGGTGAGTGACAGAACGCTTCCGGACATCATGCGCGAGGTTAAAGAGCGTCTGAAAGCCGATGGCCGTCTATAA
- the arsC gene encoding arsenate reductase (glutaredoxin) (This arsenate reductase requires both glutathione and glutaredoxin to convert arsenate to arsenite, after which the efflux transporter formed by ArsA and ArsB can extrude the arsenite from the cell, providing resistance.): MTVTLYHRPQCATSRKVLALIRAHGIEPVVIDYVQAGWTKDQLVALFNAMKLKPRDLLRIKGTPAEALGLTDPAVSEAHLLTAMVKHPLLVERPIVVSDKGTLLARPPERVLEIL, from the coding sequence TTGACCGTCACCCTCTATCATCGTCCGCAGTGCGCCACGTCGCGCAAGGTGCTGGCCCTTATTCGCGCTCACGGCATCGAGCCGGTGGTGATCGATTACGTTCAGGCCGGCTGGACGAAGGATCAGCTCGTGGCACTTTTTAACGCCATGAAACTGAAGCCGCGCGACCTCCTGCGCATCAAAGGCACGCCGGCGGAAGCGCTGGGCCTGACCGATCCTGCCGTCAGCGAGGCGCACCTCCTGACCGCCATGGTCAAGCATCCGCTTCTTGTCGAACGTCCCATCGTTGTCAGCGACAAGGGCACGCTGCTGGCGCGTCCGCCAGAACGGGTTCTCGAAATTCTATAG
- a CDS encoding aldo/keto reductase: MKIRTLGQSGLDVSAIGLGCMGMSWAYGPSDRDACLKLLRDAVDLGVTFFDTAEVYGPYVNEELVGEALKPVRNQVVIATKFGFAMGQQPGSLTGVNSRPDHIREVVDASLKRLRTDHIDLLYQHRVDPNVPIEDVAGTVGDLIQAGKVRHFGLSEASAATIRKAHAVQPVAAVQSEYSLWTRDPETQILPTLEELGIGFVPYSPLGRGFLTGALKDAALDPGDYRNTSPRFTGDAKAQNTRTVDALTDLAKAKGVTPAQLALAWLLAQKPWIVPIPGTRHLDRLMENIASANVTLSATDLSEIEAVIGETGFAGARYTEAGMAMLNR; this comes from the coding sequence ATGAAAATACGCACCCTGGGCCAGTCCGGCCTTGACGTTTCCGCTATCGGCCTCGGCTGCATGGGCATGAGCTGGGCCTACGGCCCTTCCGACCGCGACGCCTGCCTGAAACTGCTGCGCGACGCCGTCGATCTTGGCGTCACCTTCTTCGATACGGCCGAGGTCTATGGCCCCTACGTCAATGAAGAACTGGTTGGCGAAGCGCTCAAGCCGGTGCGCAATCAGGTGGTGATCGCCACCAAATTCGGCTTCGCCATGGGCCAGCAACCCGGCAGCCTGACCGGCGTCAATTCGCGCCCGGACCATATCCGCGAGGTCGTCGATGCCTCGCTGAAACGCCTGCGCACCGATCATATCGACCTGCTTTACCAACACCGCGTCGATCCTAACGTACCGATCGAAGACGTGGCCGGCACGGTCGGCGACCTGATCCAGGCCGGCAAGGTCAGGCATTTCGGCCTGTCGGAAGCCTCGGCCGCCACCATCCGCAAGGCCCACGCCGTGCAGCCGGTCGCCGCCGTGCAGAGCGAATATTCGCTATGGACGCGCGATCCGGAAACGCAGATCCTGCCGACACTCGAAGAGCTTGGCATCGGTTTCGTGCCCTACTCGCCGCTCGGCCGCGGCTTCCTGACGGGCGCGCTGAAAGATGCCGCCCTTGATCCCGGCGATTACCGCAACACCAGCCCGCGCTTTACAGGCGACGCCAAGGCGCAGAACACCCGCACCGTCGATGCCCTCACCGATCTGGCGAAGGCGAAGGGCGTCACGCCGGCGCAACTGGCCCTGGCCTGGCTGCTGGCGCAAAAACCCTGGATCGTGCCAATTCCCGGCACGCGTCATCTGGATCGCCTCATGGAAAATATCGCCTCGGCGAACGTGACCTTAAGCGCAACCGACCTGTCAGAGATCGAAGCGGTGATCGGCGAAACCGGCTTTGCCGGCGCACGCTACACCGAGGCCGGCATGGCCATGCTGAACCGATAG
- a CDS encoding arsenate reductase ArsC, with the protein MTTGFRTFNVLFLSAHNAARSILAEALLNRLGAGRFEARSAGFDPAPDISPYALALLNKINYQADRLSAKAMPAVIGAEDPGYDFIIRLSPDRRTRQEGQRRMPQFLGQPVMIDWHMPDPSDMMGSSGAIAAAYSDIFNHLAARLDAMANLPIEMLESAGITQRLERMGGETLRFAA; encoded by the coding sequence ATGACGACAGGTTTTCGCACATTCAACGTTCTCTTCCTTAGCGCGCATAATGCCGCGCGTTCCATCCTCGCCGAGGCGCTGCTCAACCGACTGGGCGCCGGCCGTTTTGAAGCGCGCTCGGCCGGTTTCGATCCGGCGCCGGACATCAGTCCTTATGCGCTGGCGCTGCTGAACAAGATCAACTATCAGGCCGATCGCCTGTCCGCCAAGGCGATGCCGGCCGTGATCGGCGCAGAGGATCCCGGCTATGATTTCATTATCCGCCTGTCGCCCGATCGCCGCACCCGTCAGGAGGGACAGCGTCGTATGCCGCAGTTTCTCGGTCAGCCGGTCATGATCGATTGGCACATGCCCGATCCGTCCGACATGATGGGCTCGTCCGGCGCCATTGCTGCCGCCTATTCCGATATTTTCAATCACTTGGCGGCGCGCCTCGACGCCATGGCCAATTTGCCGATCGAGATGCTGGAAAGCGCCGGTATCACGCAGCGCCTCGAACGCATGGGCGGAGAGACCTTACGCTTCGCCGCTTGA